Genomic window (Aquimarina sp. BL5):
TGTCGGATCACTTAGAGGACAAACCCGCCCCGAAGTATTTCCTATCGGAGAAAGCTGTCAAAAGACTGAAAACTGCACTAGAAAAAAACTCTCGGAAGCCAACATTTCTTCAACAATACATACCAAAGCAGGTGACTCATACGTAAAAGATAATCCTTATATATTAACCATTAGAAGCGGTAGAAATGTAAAAAGAGGATCAAAAGTAGAGTTTAGAAAAGATGTTAATACCAATTGTCTTACCGGAGTTCCTCAAGACAATTTATTGCACAATAATTGGATGCCATTAAGAAAGGAACGTACGGAGAAAGCTAAAAGAATTCGAAAAAATCATCAAAAAGAAGGAAATGATTATGCTCCATTTCAGGAAAAGCAATTTGTGCCTCGTATGGATGGTAAAACAAGTGCTATTCTGGCACAAGGATATCGAGATAACCTATTAACCAATTTAGAGTGTATCCGTAAATTCACTCCTTTAGAATGTGAACGTTTACAGGGTTTTCCGGATCATTGGACAAAATATGGTGTTCGGGATGGAAAACAAATAGAGCTTAGTGACAGTAGACGGTATCAATTGATCGGAAACGCGGTTAGCGTTCCTGTAGTTAAAATGGTTGGAATACAACTTATAAAAAGTATGTTCAAGCAGAATAGTAGAAAGAAGAATAACGATCGAAATATTCTAAAGCTACAATCAAAAGCTTTACGACTTCAACTTTTATTCTCAAAATCATAACCCATCCCGAACTATCCAGAAAGTAATACGATCATTTAGGATACTATTACCAAATGGAAAAACCCGTTATTTCATTTGAAAATTACAACGATGCTATCCTTCAGGTCAGCATTAAATCATTACCAAAGATCCTGCAAAAAGGACATCAATTCTTTATAGAAGCCAAAGACTTTTATCACCAAGAACCAGAAATCAAAGAAACTATTGACATCTATCTGAAGCAGTTGAACGCATATCTATCTGTTCAAGAAAACTTGATTAAGAATAATGCTTCTATTTCCTTTATCAGGACTTTTCTAGATATGCATAGCACCATTAAATCTAAAAATGAATTAAAGAGCTTCATTTATGCATTACAAAAAGCAGTATCTAAAAAAGAAATCACCAAAAATGATCCTTATGCTATGCACATAGATAAGTTACAACATAAATTGATCAAACAGCATAATGAAATGATCCTGCAGGAACAGGTAAAAATTATCATCAATCGCAAATGGCGATCTGAACTTAAAACTATTGTGAATCAAAACCCAACAGTGGGTTTATCAGGTATTGAGTATATGGTTTCTAAAGAGAATAAAAACATCCCTATTACCGATACCAAGAATAATATATTGTTTACGTCATTTGATCAACAGCCCTTGACCAGCACTACCCCTACGTTTCGATTACCTGGAGCAATGGGAGAACTGTTGGGAGATTTAGAAAAGTTTGAATTAGCTATCACCATTGAAGGTGATCAAGGAGGTGGTAAAACAAGATTTACATATCAACTAGCAGATGCATTTGCTGAAATGGGAAATAATGTTGCCATTTTCACTTTGGAGATCGGCGGTAAATCAGACTTGATCACCAGGATGAAAAATGAATACCTTAGTCCACAAAATAGAAATCGTATCTCTAGAGCAGACAGGCTTCCCAATGGATACAATACAATTACAAGTGCCGTTGGTACATTTGATGTTATTATTATCGATAGTTGGAATAAAACGGGATTACCTTCACAAGACTTTGACCGCTTACGAAAGCAGTATCCGGATACTATCTTTATTGTCATTTTTCAGCGTACCACTCAGAAAACTATTCGTGGAGGAACAGCACCTTTATACGATGCTGGGATCAATATTGAAGTAATCAAAGTAGATGATACCTTCCAGAATAATTATGCTGTTACTTCCAAGAATAGATATGGCATTACTGGAATCAAATACAATATTTCTACCAAACAAATTATCGGAGCTGCAGAGACTAATCCAGAATTAGAAGAACAACCTCAAAAAGCAATGGTATGACTTATTATCTCAATATTATAAAAACGATCTGGAGGCTACTGCCGATAGCGTTAGTTATTCTAGTAGTAATATTGTTTTTCCAATGGAAAAGAGAACGCCAAAAAATCTCGGATTTTAAGGAGATTCAGAGTGCCCAATTCCAGGAGATAGAAAAATGGAAAGATCAGGAGGGTAAAAGCAGAGCCCGAGCAGAAATAGCAGAAATCAATGCCAGAAATGCAAAATTGGTCATGAATGAAGAACTCCGGCAACTACTGAAAAAAGAAGTTGGAAACCTGAGACGTAACTTGATCAGTTACTCAGCGGTGAAATCATCTACTCAAGGCAAATTTAAAGCAAAAGGAAAAGACACAATGTATGTAGTCAATGAATTAAAATCATTGCCTGCAAAACAATTTGGAATCCATAATCCAGATCTGGATTTTGAAGGTATCTATGTCCCTGAACTGGATACTTTAATGGCTAATTATAAAATCATTCACAACTTTGATATTTATTACTATTACAAAAAGCCTGGTAAGTCTCCCTGGAATCTATTTCGAAGAAAAAGAGCAGTCGCTGAGATCAAATTTCATAACCACGGATCACAAGCGGATAGTTTGTTTACAATTGTTTTGGAGCGGAAAAAAGGATTGCTAAAAAGACTTTTTAACAAATAAAAATCTGTTTACAACTTTAATGATGGAATATTTCCTAATTTTATACTTTTAACTAGGAAATAATCCTAGTTATGAAAAAAGTTTTAGTCGCGGAAAATATCATTTTGGATAAAGAATTATTTGATACGTTTTACTCAGATGCGAAAAGAAAAGGTGTTTTAGTAATCTCTAACGAAAAAGGAAGAGCTGAGATGAGTATGGGCATTTTTATGCTTAATGGTATCCCTGATCTATCAAAAGATGATTATTATATAAAAAAAGTCCTCTTTGGTTTAATCCAAAAATACGGTCGCTTTCATTTTACTACCAAAAGATTTCAAGAGAAAATGTTGTTATACGAGTATGAACCAGAGACGAAGACTTGGAGGAGTTATAACACTTTTGAATATAGGCAATGACTAAATTTATTAATCCTCCTGACTGACTGCATAGTTATTTGATTTAGAAAAAACAAGTTTTTTTTTGGGGAAATAATAGTGTTTTAAATTTTTATTATTAACTTAGAGCAACGTAAAATTTACAGAAACCCTGTATCCAGATTCATTTTGGATATGGGGTGTTTTGTTTAAAAAGGGTTTAGGTAATATTAAAATATAGTTTTTATGTGGTACAATGACTTGCGTCCAAAAAAAGAATTAATCCCAAATAAATATAACCTTACGTTTTATGAAGAAAAATTATTATTAAGTAATGCTGATAAAAAGCGAACCATTACTAATTTACTAACTCTAAAATCTGGACTAAACAATAACGTTCCAAGTAAAAAAATAGATAATAACATTCTAATTGCTTCATGGAATATTAAAGAATTTGGACATTTAAAAGAACGACTTCCTGAATCATACTATTATATAGCTGAGATTATAAACTCGTTTGACTTAATAGCAATTCAAGAAATTAAAACTTCACTTTTTGATCTTGGTAAAATTATTAAAATATTAGGAGATCATTGGTCTTATATAATTACAGATATAACTGAGGGGAAAAATGGTAATAGAGAACGTTTTGGATTCATTTATGATACCCGAAGAATAAAGCATTCGGGATTATCGGGAGAATTAGTTGTATCTCCAGAAATGACAGATGATGATGAATTCAAACAATTAAAGCGAACACCTTCTATAACAGGATTCAAATGTGG
Coding sequences:
- a CDS encoding DNA cytosine methyltransferase, whose product is MKELILLDLFSGIGGFPEGLKEAGFRFKKHYFSEIDPFAIANYSYNFKNSIYAGPIEDIKKGTITKPDIITFGSPCQDLSIAGKREGIKGSKSKLFFEAIRILNLYKPSLFIFENVKGLFSSNQGKDFEIVLKSFANLGIYDIQWQLLNTSWFLPQNRERIYLVGSLRGQTRPEVFPIGESCQKTENCTRKKLSEANISSTIHTKAGDSYVKDNPYILTIRSGRNVKRGSKVEFRKDVNTNCLTGVPQDNLLHNNWMPLRKERTEKAKRIRKNHQKEGNDYAPFQEKQFVPRMDGKTSAILAQGYRDNLLTNLECIRKFTPLECERLQGFPDHWTKYGVRDGKQIELSDSRRYQLIGNAVSVPVVKMVGIQLIKSMFKQNSRKKNNDRNILKLQSKALRLQLLFSKS
- a CDS encoding antirestriction protein, with the translated sequence MEKPVISFENYNDAILQVSIKSLPKILQKGHQFFIEAKDFYHQEPEIKETIDIYLKQLNAYLSVQENLIKNNASISFIRTFLDMHSTIKSKNELKSFIYALQKAVSKKEITKNDPYAMHIDKLQHKLIKQHNEMILQEQVKIIINRKWRSELKTIVNQNPTVGLSGIEYMVSKENKNIPITDTKNNILFTSFDQQPLTSTTPTFRLPGAMGELLGDLEKFELAITIEGDQGGGKTRFTYQLADAFAEMGNNVAIFTLEIGGKSDLITRMKNEYLSPQNRNRISRADRLPNGYNTITSAVGTFDVIIIDSWNKTGLPSQDFDRLRKQYPDTIFIVIFQRTTQKTIRGGTAPLYDAGINIEVIKVDDTFQNNYAVTSKNRYGITGIKYNISTKQIIGAAETNPELEEQPQKAMV